One window of the Candidatus Curtissbacteria bacterium genome contains the following:
- a CDS encoding transketolase, translating into MFEMTDTANLEKLAKLVRYFSLFMTTKAGSGHLTSSLSATDIMVALFFNKLRYDLADVKNPNNDRVIFSKGHASPLFYALYAAAGVLDEADLEKYRKFGSELEGHPRPVFKYAEVATGSLGQGLSIGLGMALAANLDSLSYLTYVLMGDSEVAEGSIWEAIQLASYYKVGNLVGIIDVNRLGQSTETMLGYNVDAYKARVEAFGWEAHIVDGHNFADIQNVLDSIDGEGEKPQMIIAKTIKGKGISFLEDKEGWHGKALPQEDYEKAVAELGEIDKKLTGKIKKPVVSSIKYQVSSIQNTKYKILNTKYQLGEDIATRKAYGEALAALGYKNTNIVSLDAEVKNSTFAEIFKDAHPERFFEMFIAEQNMVGTALGLSRRGKIPFVSTFTAFFTRAFDQIRMSVYSEANVKFVGSHAGVSIGEDGPSQMGLEDFAMFRTVFGSTVLCPADAVAAEKLVEVAVSEEGIFYIRTARFATPVIYDDSEEFKVGGSKVVKSADSDKLTIVACGVTLFEAIKAADELEGEGMNVRVIDAYSIKPIDEEALKAAASETGGKVVTVEDHYFEGGLGDAVLNVFANVPNVSVHKLAVSKMPTSGKADELLDYEGISSKGIVEKVKEILGN; encoded by the coding sequence CTGTTTGAAATGACTGATACAGCTAATCTTGAAAAACTGGCAAAACTAGTTCGCTATTTCAGTTTGTTTATGACGACCAAAGCAGGCTCTGGTCACCTAACATCTTCGCTTTCTGCAACGGATATTATGGTTGCACTTTTTTTCAATAAACTTAGGTACGACCTTGCTGATGTTAAAAATCCCAACAACGATAGAGTTATTTTTTCCAAAGGTCATGCATCTCCGTTATTTTATGCGCTGTATGCAGCGGCTGGGGTGTTGGATGAAGCTGACCTGGAAAAATACAGGAAGTTCGGAAGTGAACTTGAGGGTCATCCGAGGCCCGTTTTTAAATACGCGGAAGTTGCGACGGGATCTCTAGGTCAAGGACTTTCCATAGGACTTGGTATGGCGCTTGCCGCAAACCTGGATAGCCTTTCGTATCTAACGTACGTTTTGATGGGGGACAGCGAAGTGGCTGAGGGTTCTATTTGGGAAGCAATTCAACTCGCTTCTTACTATAAGGTGGGGAATTTGGTCGGAATTATTGATGTTAACAGGCTTGGGCAAAGTACCGAAACGATGCTTGGATATAACGTTGATGCTTATAAGGCGAGAGTTGAGGCATTCGGATGGGAGGCTCATATTGTCGACGGACACAATTTTGCTGATATTCAGAACGTTTTAGATTCAATTGATGGGGAGGGCGAGAAACCGCAGATGATAATCGCCAAAACGATAAAAGGGAAAGGTATTTCTTTTTTGGAGGACAAAGAAGGTTGGCATGGGAAGGCGCTTCCGCAGGAAGATTACGAGAAAGCGGTAGCAGAACTTGGAGAAATCGATAAGAAGTTGACGGGGAAGATCAAAAAGCCAGTTGTATCAAGTATCAAGTATCAAGTATCAAGTATACAAAATACTAAATACAAAATACTAAATACAAAATACCAGTTGGGGGAAGATATTGCGACGAGGAAGGCGTATGGGGAAGCGCTGGCGGCTCTCGGTTATAAAAATACTAATATTGTGAGTTTGGACGCAGAAGTTAAAAACTCAACGTTCGCCGAAATTTTTAAAGACGCACACCCAGAAAGGTTTTTTGAGATGTTTATCGCGGAACAAAATATGGTTGGTACTGCTCTTGGTTTGTCGAGGAGAGGAAAAATTCCATTTGTTTCGACTTTCACAGCGTTTTTTACCAGAGCATTTGATCAGATCAGGATGAGTGTTTACAGCGAAGCAAATGTTAAATTTGTTGGAAGCCATGCCGGAGTTTCGATTGGGGAAGACGGACCTTCGCAGATGGGACTCGAGGATTTTGCGATGTTTAGAACTGTTTTTGGAAGCACTGTTCTTTGTCCTGCTGACGCTGTTGCTGCGGAAAAATTAGTTGAAGTTGCTGTAAGTGAAGAAGGAATTTTCTATATAAGAACGGCAAGATTTGCGACGCCCGTTATTTATGACGATAGCGAGGAGTTCAAAGTCGGAGGGAGCAAGGTTGTTAAGTCAGCTGACAGTGACAAGCTAACGATTGTTGCGTGTGGAGTGACATTATTCGAGGCGATTAAGGCTGCTGACGAGTTGGAAGGCGAGGGAATGAATGTGCGAGTAATCGACGCGTATAGCATTAAACCAATCGATGAAGAAGCTTTGAAGGCGGCTGCAAGTGAGACTGGTGGAAAAGTAGTTACGGTTGAAGATCACTACTTTGAGGGTGGCTTGGGAGATGCCGTTTTGAATGTGTTTGCGAATGTACCTAATGTGAGTGTACATAAACTTGCGGTTTCAAAGATGCCAACAAGCGGGAAAGCAGATGAATTATTGGATTATGAAGGCATTTCTTCAAAGGGGATTGTTGAAAAAGTTAAGGAAATTTTGGGAAATTGA
- a CDS encoding Fic family protein, protein MNNFKFKPPSWKKVLSTEFFKKIISSKDLQILIQHAQKEYVHWDKFKHYKIPDGISPEEAWAYLKFTRMSNRETTPIESIQESKFTFNLTKSMYQKLSYIDSNASGYISARLGKPDSKQKNQFILSSISEEAIASSQIEGANTSRKVAKQMILTNRMPKTRSEQMIINNYQVMQRLEEWKDLDLSLNMLIDIQKNITVNTLDDPKDSGRLRTDDDQIHVVDAATGISSYIPPKRAFVDKEIERLIAYANDDENEDNFVHPVIKASILHFWIGFLHPFVDGNGRTARAIFYWYLLKKNYWLFQYLSVSRIINKSKTEYSNAYLHSEYDEEDLTYFLIYKLKVIYRAIDEFIEYLNKKIEEENSLKLFASHLSELNERQVGLLHYFYKNPGKVTDVAIHQTKNLIVQQTASDDLKNLVKQGYLTRMKKGHKFVYVPNNTEIKKIVESVNEPKNNI, encoded by the coding sequence ATGAACAATTTCAAATTTAAACCACCTTCTTGGAAAAAAGTACTCTCAACTGAATTCTTTAAGAAAATTATTAGCTCTAAAGACTTACAAATTCTTATACAGCACGCTCAAAAAGAATATGTCCACTGGGATAAATTTAAACATTACAAAATACCAGACGGAATCTCCCCCGAAGAAGCTTGGGCATATCTTAAGTTCACAAGAATGTCAAACAGAGAAACAACTCCGATTGAATCCATACAAGAATCAAAATTCACTTTCAACTTAACCAAATCTATGTATCAAAAACTAAGTTACATCGATTCAAATGCCAGTGGATACATTTCTGCCCGCTTAGGAAAACCAGACTCTAAACAAAAGAATCAGTTTATCTTAAGTAGTATATCTGAAGAAGCAATTGCCTCAAGCCAAATTGAGGGTGCAAATACCTCTAGAAAAGTCGCAAAACAAATGATCTTAACCAATAGAATGCCAAAAACAAGAAGTGAACAAATGATTATAAACAACTACCAAGTAATGCAACGACTCGAAGAATGGAAAGATTTAGATTTAAGTTTAAACATGTTGATAGATATTCAAAAAAATATAACAGTTAACACATTAGATGATCCTAAAGATTCAGGTAGATTAAGAACTGATGATGACCAAATTCACGTCGTAGACGCTGCAACAGGTATAAGCTCTTATATTCCGCCAAAAAGAGCCTTCGTCGATAAAGAAATTGAGAGATTAATCGCCTACGCCAATGATGATGAAAATGAAGATAATTTTGTACACCCAGTAATCAAAGCATCCATACTACATTTTTGGATAGGCTTTCTACACCCGTTTGTAGATGGTAATGGAAGAACAGCTAGAGCTATATTCTATTGGTATTTACTTAAAAAGAACTATTGGCTGTTTCAGTATTTATCAGTTTCCAGAATCATCAATAAATCAAAAACAGAATACAGTAATGCTTATCTACATAGTGAATACGACGAAGAAGATCTAACATATTTTTTAATATATAAATTGAAGGTAATTTATAGAGCAATAGACGAATTTATTGAATATCTTAACAAAAAAATTGAGGAAGAGAATTCACTTAAATTATTTGCATCTCATTTGTCTGAATTAAACGAACGACAAGTTGGCCTATTACATTATTTCTATAAAAATCCTGGGAAAGTTACGGACGTAGCGATACATCAAACAAAAAATTTAATAGTTCAGCAAACTGCAAGCGACGATCTTAAAAATCTGGTAAAACAAGGCTACCTAACAAGAATGAAAAAAGGGCATAAATTCGTATATGTACCCAATAACACAGAGATTAAAAAAATTGTTGAAAGTGTAAACGAACCTAAAAATAATATTTAA
- the msrA gene encoding peptide-methionine (S)-S-oxide reductase MsrA translates to MEETATIAGGCFWCTEAIFKRLKGVESVTNGYSGGKVENPTYEQVCSGTTGHAESIQIEFDPNIISYEKLLEVFFKLHDPTTLNQQGADIGTQYRSSIFYHSEAQKKTAEKAKKEAQKSRSQPIVTEIIPFENFYKAENYHQNYYEANKSQPYCQIVIDPKIQKLYQEFKSDLKPN, encoded by the coding sequence ATGGAAGAAACTGCGACTATCGCAGGAGGCTGTTTTTGGTGCACAGAAGCAATATTTAAGCGCCTAAAGGGCGTCGAGTCGGTAACGAATGGTTATTCCGGAGGAAAAGTTGAAAATCCGACTTACGAACAAGTATGTTCAGGCACAACTGGCCACGCCGAAAGCATCCAGATAGAATTTGACCCGAATATTATTTCTTATGAGAAATTGCTTGAAGTCTTTTTCAAGCTCCACGACCCGACAACTTTAAATCAACAAGGTGCAGATATTGGCACTCAATACAGATCAAGTATCTTCTATCACAGCGAAGCACAAAAAAAGACAGCAGAAAAAGCGAAAAAAGAAGCTCAAAAATCCCGCTCGCAACCCATTGTCACCGAAATCATTCCTTTCGAAAACTTCTACAAAGCCGAAAACTACCATCAAAACTACTACGAAGCCAATAAGTCTCAACCATACTGTCAGATCGTCATCGATCCAAAAATTCAGAAGTTATACCAAGAATTTAAATCCGATTTAAAACCGAACTAA
- a CDS encoding ribbon-helix-helix domain-containing protein: MIKTYLRIPDELNERVTRIAKAKKVSKAEIFRKALEIGIEKNKPKKNDFKLTSDL; the protein is encoded by the coding sequence ATGATAAAAACTTACCTTCGTATTCCGGATGAGCTAAATGAAAGGGTTACGCGTATTGCAAAAGCTAAAAAAGTGAGTAAGGCCGAAATTTTTAGAAAAGCTTTAGAAATAGGTATTGAAAAGAATAAGCCAAAGAAAAATGATTTCAAGCTTACCTCCGATTTGTAA
- a CDS encoding MASE1 domain-containing protein, whose amino-acid sequence MKMGGPSYVARLLFLFAIYFTTARLGLSIDAVNGFAMLVWLPTGISLAALIIWGVNYWPAVFAGAFLVNFLLGVPLLAALGIAAGNTLEAIVGAFLLRNVFSLNNALERLRDVWSLILAGGLFATAISATIGVSSLYATGVLTSFDYIRTWLAWWVGDMISALVVTPLILAWSVPRSFKYTRLQIGEFLIASSFLIFMSSMFFTSLLGINTRGLPITYVFFPPLIWYAIRFGQREAVTAVFVLLVMAVVGTIGGFGPFVKGQLNENLLLLQGFMGVASVTVMILAALVIERREHERRKDDFIIIASHELKTPITSAKIFVQILKKHFKNTKDKKLVHYLTTIEDQIDKLTDLIGELLDVSKAHVGKIILNKERFVVDDLINQIVNEIQQHESGRKIVVSHDAKRKVLADRVRIGQVLVNFINNALKYSPEDRDVYVSSEVFNNKVVVYVKDAGIGIRREHQGKIFDRFYRVDDRDKKGGQGFGIGLYISAEIIRRHGGSIGVSSKKDQGSTFFFTLPIVGNGRRRKGQFPLRYLSGGRLVRF is encoded by the coding sequence ATGAAAATGGGGGGGCCGAGTTATGTTGCCAGGCTCTTATTCCTTTTTGCTATCTACTTTACTACTGCACGACTTGGGTTGAGTATCGACGCTGTTAACGGCTTTGCAATGCTCGTCTGGCTTCCCACAGGAATATCTTTAGCCGCACTTATTATATGGGGCGTAAATTATTGGCCCGCTGTTTTTGCTGGGGCATTTCTTGTCAATTTTTTATTGGGTGTTCCGCTTCTCGCTGCGCTTGGGATAGCGGCGGGTAATACCCTGGAAGCTATAGTAGGCGCTTTCCTTCTTCGCAACGTTTTTTCACTTAATAATGCTCTCGAGCGCCTAAGGGACGTTTGGAGTTTGATCTTGGCGGGCGGGCTTTTTGCAACCGCAATAAGCGCTACGATTGGGGTTTCGAGCCTTTACGCTACTGGCGTCCTAACGTCTTTTGACTACATTCGGACATGGCTTGCGTGGTGGGTTGGGGACATGATAAGCGCACTGGTAGTTACGCCTCTTATTTTGGCCTGGAGTGTTCCACGGAGTTTCAAATACACACGATTACAAATTGGCGAATTTTTAATAGCTTCCTCGTTCTTAATATTTATGAGTTCGATGTTTTTTACCAGCCTTTTAGGGATTAATACAAGAGGACTACCTATAACTTATGTATTTTTCCCTCCTCTTATTTGGTACGCGATTAGATTTGGTCAACGAGAAGCAGTTACAGCCGTCTTTGTTCTTTTGGTGATGGCAGTTGTGGGTACGATTGGTGGTTTTGGGCCATTTGTTAAAGGGCAGCTAAACGAAAACCTTCTTCTGCTCCAAGGATTTATGGGAGTAGCCTCTGTCACTGTAATGATTTTGGCAGCACTAGTTATTGAAAGAAGAGAACATGAAAGGCGCAAGGACGACTTCATTATTATTGCGAGCCACGAACTTAAGACTCCGATTACGAGCGCAAAAATTTTTGTCCAAATACTCAAAAAGCATTTTAAAAATACTAAGGACAAGAAGCTAGTTCACTACCTCACGACGATTGAGGACCAAATAGACAAGCTGACTGATTTAATCGGGGAGTTATTGGACGTTTCTAAGGCTCATGTAGGGAAAATTATTTTGAACAAGGAAAGATTTGTTGTTGATGATTTAATTAATCAGATTGTAAATGAAATTCAGCAACACGAAAGTGGGCGCAAGATAGTGGTTAGCCATGACGCGAAGCGGAAAGTGCTTGCAGACAGGGTTCGTATTGGCCAAGTACTTGTGAACTTCATCAACAACGCACTCAAGTATTCGCCGGAAGATCGTGATGTTTATGTTTCTTCGGAGGTGTTCAACAATAAAGTTGTAGTTTACGTTAAAGATGCAGGTATCGGGATCAGACGTGAACACCAGGGCAAAATTTTCGATCGGTTTTATCGCGTTGACGATCGTGATAAAAAAGGTGGCCAAGGTTTTGGGATTGGTCTTTATATCAGCGCGGAAATAATTAGGAGACATGGGGGTTCAATCGGCGTTTCGAGCAAAAAAGACCAGGGGTCTACGTTCTTTTTTACATTGCCTATTGTTGGCAACGGGCGTAGGAGAAAGGGACAATTTCCTCTAAGATATCTGTCTGGCGGTAGATTAGTTCGGTTTTAA
- a CDS encoding DUF5674 family protein, with protein MIITKKEPYTKEEIEKLSEEFETYIKTVIDIEKKVCSAGANRHFENEAILLKQGSTQSDLWGGGIDLTSLAIDNNSMINIRPNDNNLSNEIQDPEKRQIFEQLTKFFFALIWTK; from the coding sequence ATGATAATTACCAAAAAAGAACCTTATACTAAAGAAGAGATAGAAAAACTTTCAGAGGAATTCGAAACTTATATTAAAACCGTGATTGATATAGAGAAAAAAGTCTGCTCGGCAGGAGCAAACCGCCATTTTGAAAACGAAGCAATTCTTTTAAAACAAGGCTCTACTCAATCTGACCTTTGGGGCGGAGGAATAGATCTCACATCGCTTGCAATCGACAATAATTCAATGATAAATATTAGACCAAATGACAATAATCTTTCTAATGAAATCCAAGATCCCGAAAAAAGACAAATATTTGAACAGTTAACAAAATTTTTCTTTGCTCTGATATGGACAAAGTAA